The Streptomyces sp. NBC_00162 genome includes the window GGACGTTGACGCCGCCCGCCAGCGCCATGCCGGTCTCGCCGGAGCGCAGGCTCTGACACGCCAGGTGCACGCCGACCAGCGAGGACGAACACGCGGTGTCGACGGAGAGGCTGGGGCCCTGCAGGCCGAGCCAGTACGAGAACCGGCCGGCCGCGAAGGTGGAGGCGTTGCTGGTGAGGCTGTACGCCTCCAGCTCGGCCGGGTCGATCTGCTGCATCTGTCTTTGTACGTAGTCGTACGTGGTGACGCCGAAGTACACCCCGGTGTCCGTGCCGGTCAGGCCGGCCGGCGAGATGCCCGCGTGCTCCAGGGCCTCCCAGCCCACCTCCAGCAGCAGGCGCTGCTGCGGGTCCAGGGTGGCGGCCTCGCGCGGGGAGATCCCGAAGAACGGGGCGTCGAACCCGTCGACCCGGTCGAGGAAGCCGCCGAGGCGGCTGCCGTGCCGGGCGGTGTCCCAGCGGTCCTCGGGCACCTGGCGGATGCCGTCGCGGCCCGAGCTCAGGAACTCCCAGAACTCCTCGGGCGTCTCGGCGCCTCCGGGCATCCGGCAGGCCAGGCCGACGATGGCGATCGGTTCGGTGCGGGCGCGCTCGGCGGCGTCGAGCTCCCCGCGCAGGCGGCGGATCTCGCGCACGCTCTGCGCGAGTACGTTCTGCCGCTCGTGGTCCTTGTCGGTCATCGGGCTCCTCCGGCTGCGTGCGTCGGGGAACCGGACTCCGCGGCCAGCACGGCGAGGAGTTCGGCTTCGGAAAGGTCGTCGAGGGATGTGTCGTCCCCGGACCCGAAAAGGTCCGAAGGCACCTGCAGTGCGGGGGTGGGGATGGCGGTGGGGATGGGTGCGGCGGACGGGGCCGCGGACGGGTCCGCGGAAGCCTGCGGGCCGGCGTCGGCCGCCGCCCGCTCCGCCAGCGTCAGCAGATGCGCGGACAGCGCCTCCACCGACGGGTGTTCGAACATCACGGTCGCCGGGAGGCGGCGGCCGAGCAGGGTCTCCAGCCGGATGCGGGCATCGCGGGCGAGCGTGGAGTCCATGCCCATCTGGAAGAAGCCGGCCGTCCGGTCGACCCGGTCGGGGCTGAGTTCCAGGGTTCCGGCCACCGCCGCGGCGACCTCACCGCGGACCAGCTCGGTGCGGGCGTCGCCGGGCTCGGCGGCGGCCACGGCCGCCACCAGCCTGGGCAGCCGCTCGCGCCCCTCCGCGGCGTCCGGCTCGGGCGCCGCGCCACCGGCGAGGGCGACGGCCGGCACCGGGCCGGCGGCGCCCGACGCGCGGAACCAGAAGCTCTCGTGCTGCCAGGCGTACGCGGGCAGCGGTACGGGACGCGCGGGCGCCGCCGGCAGCAGCTCGGTCAGGCGGGCGGGCAGGCCGTGCGTGTGCAGAGCGGCCAGGATCTCCAGCAGGCCGTGCGCCTCCGGCTCGTCGCGCCGCATGGACGGCAGGGCCAGCCCCTCGCGGCCGGTGTGCTCGAAGGCCTGCTCGACGGCGGACAGCAGCGTCGGGTGGGGGCTCATCTCGACGAACACCCCGTGGTCGCTGTCGATCAGCCGGCCCACCGCGTCCCAGAAGAGCACCGGCTCGCGCAGGTTGCCCGCCCAGTACTCGGCGTCGAAACCGGAGCCGTCGCACAGTTCGCCGGTGACGGTCGACAGGACCGGCACCTTGCCCGCCCGGGGCTCGATGCCCTCCAGCTCGGCCAGCAGGTCCTCGCGCAGGGCGTCGACCTGGGGGCTGTGCGAGGCCACGTCCACCTTGACGTGGCGGGAGAAGACGTTGCGGGCCTCGAGGGCCTTGGCGAGCTCGGCCAGCACCTCCGGGTCACCGGAGAGCACCGTGGAGGTGGGGCTGTTGCTGACCGCGACCGAGACCCGGTCGCTGTGGTCCGCGACGAACTCGGCGGCCTGGTCGAACGGCAGGCCCACCACCAGCATCGCGCCCTGCCCGCTGATGCGGCGCAGCAGGAAGCTGCGGCGGCAGATGACGCGGGCCGCGTCGTCCAGGCTCAGCACGCCCGCCACGTACGCGGCGGCGACCTCGCCCATGCTGTGGCCGACCACCGCGTCGGGCTCGACGCCGAAGGCCCGGGCCCGGGCGGCGAGTCCGACCGCGATGGCGAACAGGGCCGGCTGGATGACGTCGATCCGCTCCAGCGGTGCCCCGTCCTCCAGACCCATGATCGTGTCGATGACGGAGAACCCGCCGTCGGTCCAGCGCTTGAAGGCCTCGTCGCACTCGGTCACGGCGGCCTTGAACACCGGGCAGACGCGCATCAGTTCGCGGCCCATCCCGGCCCGCTGGGCGCCCTGGCCGGGGAAGACGAAGACGACCTTGTCGGCGATGTCGCCGCCCGTGCGGCCGGTGATCACGGAAGCCGGGGACTTGTCCGCCAGCCACATGTCCAGCCGCTCGGCGGCCTCGGCGTGCGTGCTCGCGGCGACCGCGAGCCGGTGTGCGTGCCGGGTGCGCCGGGTGGCGGCGCCGTGCACCAGAGCGGAGAACGGCTCCTGCCGCGTCTGCGGGTCCTGGAGGTGGTCGCGCCAGGCACGGGCCATCGGGACCAGCGCGTCGGCGGTGCCCGCGTAGACCGGCAGCAGCCAGGGGCCCTGCGCGGCCTGCGGCACGCCGGGGGCCACAGCCTCCTGGACGCCGTCGTCCTGCGGGGCCGGGCCGAGGACGACATGGGCGTTGGTGCCGCCCGCGCCGAAGGAGCTGACGGCGCCGTGGCGGCGCTCGGCGGGCTCGTCCCAGCCCGCCGCCTCGGTCGGGATGCGCAGCCGTCCGCCCTTGAGCGAGATGTGCGGGTTGACCTCCTCCAGGTGGAGGTTGGGCGCGATGGCCCGGTGGTGGATGCTCAGCGCCACCTTGATCAGGCCGGCCAGTCCGGCGCCCGCCTCCAGGTGGCCGATGTTGGTCTTCACCGACCCGAGCGTGCAGCTCCCGCCGCCCGCGTCCGCGGTCCCGTACACCTCGTGCAGTGCCTCGACCTCGATCGGGTCGCCGAGGCTGGTGCCGGTGCCGTGCGCCTCCAGCAGGGTGACCTGCGAGGGCTCCAGCCGGGCGGAGCGCAGCGCCGCCTTGATGACATCGCGCTGGGACAGGCCGCTGGGCGCGGTCAGGCCGTTGGTCAGGCCGTCCTGGTTGACGGCGGAGCCGCGGATGACGGCCCAGATCCGGTCGCCGTCCGCGACGGCGTCCGAGAGCCGCTTCAGGACGAGCACGCCGACGCCCTCGCC containing:
- a CDS encoding type I polyketide synthase — protein: MSSSTAAGAAPAEDRSGDALVKALSAVRMLRGRLDALEQKRHEPIAIVGMGCRLPGGVRSPGDFWQMISSGTDAITGVPGDRWDADAYYDPDPNAAGRTTMRFGGFIDGVDRFDPYFFGISPREAARMDPQQRHFLEVAWEALEDAGLPREKLQGSATGVFVGANATDYLQMQLEDPAGLDTYTVVGGTNCIISNRLSYQLDLRGPSMTVDTACSSSLVAVHLACQSLRTQECSTAVAAGMNLILSPTMTVAHSKGLPLAPDGRCKTFDAKADGYTRGEGVGVLVLKRLSDAVADGDRIWAVIRGSAVNQDGLTNGLTAPSGLSQRDVIKAALRSARLEPSQVTLLEAHGTGTSLGDPIEVEALHEVYGTADAGGGSCTLGSVKTNIGHLEAGAGLAGLIKVALSIHHRAIAPNLHLEEVNPHISLKGGRLRIPTEAAGWDEPAERRHGAVSSFGAGGTNAHVVLGPAPQDDGVQEAVAPGVPQAAQGPWLLPVYAGTADALVPMARAWRDHLQDPQTRQEPFSALVHGAATRRTRHAHRLAVAASTHAEAAERLDMWLADKSPASVITGRTGGDIADKVVFVFPGQGAQRAGMGRELMRVCPVFKAAVTECDEAFKRWTDGGFSVIDTIMGLEDGAPLERIDVIQPALFAIAVGLAARARAFGVEPDAVVGHSMGEVAAAYVAGVLSLDDAARVICRRSFLLRRISGQGAMLVVGLPFDQAAEFVADHSDRVSVAVSNSPTSTVLSGDPEVLAELAKALEARNVFSRHVKVDVASHSPQVDALREDLLAELEGIEPRAGKVPVLSTVTGELCDGSGFDAEYWAGNLREPVLFWDAVGRLIDSDHGVFVEMSPHPTLLSAVEQAFEHTGREGLALPSMRRDEPEAHGLLEILAALHTHGLPARLTELLPAAPARPVPLPAYAWQHESFWFRASGAAGPVPAVALAGGAAPEPDAAEGRERLPRLVAAVAAAEPGDARTELVRGEVAAAVAGTLELSPDRVDRTAGFFQMGMDSTLARDARIRLETLLGRRLPATVMFEHPSVEALSAHLLTLAERAAADAGPQASADPSAAPSAAPIPTAIPTPALQVPSDLFGSGDDTSLDDLSEAELLAVLAAESGSPTHAAGGAR